The stretch of DNA aatggaggaacgttcattagcaatttcgcaccgtttaacctcacatgataagtaatttgtaagtgttttgtatggtatagatcaccctaatggtggcgaccatacttgacttacaagttatgaaacaatggtggaagctcataagatagaattgccttgactctcgcctaaacgaggcaacgctgaattccaatcttgatcgaataaaaggttgctagaatggttatcattttagatgagctgacaactctattcaatggatgatgctttgactctcgcctaaacgggacactgtatcagtttgttgaaatgccttggaaaataaactatgttagatttagtatttctataacatatgtcattacttgttattttctaaattgtgtatgaatttatgagccaaaaccttacttctgttttattgatgtgttgtagtgtcattatgaataaccctcaccccgatcctctcttagttactatcttagcaaaagaactctatagtgtgaaaatgcatcctggtagttgcattacttcgcacctgttgatgatgaatctgaagttccaaaaggcaaatctactaggaattgatttatcaagagaacaatgggtccaacttatccttaatagtcttcctccggagtataatgaatttgttatctcttacatgatcaacaattctaactcctccgacatggacaagctcgaagcagaattacgagcccatgaacggaacttgattgcaatgggtccccctaggtttgcaatcaataatcgaaggaaaaggactaggtatgaaggatctagcaaaactgcttcttcaagtacaattatcagacataatcttctatgttcgaattgtaatggaaagggtcatcatgaagaacgatgtcccaggcttctaaacaattcaaacgaaggtaatgcttttttctttgaatcatgtgttatagagaacgacaaatccatctggattgttgattctgggtctactaaccatgtatgttcttcactgcagttgcttgaaacttgggaaaatctgcttccaggagagttacagcttaaagttggcaatggcgaattagtatcggtcaaagctagaggaaaagcccgcatcaagtttcaacaaagatttttaattttagaaaatgttttatttattccaaactttagtagaaacttgattagtgtctcatgtttgcaaacacaatcttatattttgaatttttcgagtacaaattgttcaatttctcgtaatggatttcaaatatgtgttgctataatggaacaagggctttatgttttaagaccgagtactcaaatctcactaaatagtgaacttttcagtgtagctagacctagaaagctaaaaagaaaagagattgataatgatgatcaaatttatctatggcatttacgtttaggtcatataggctttgatagactcaataggctcaccaaagacggtccattgaaaaatgtcgtcttaggtgaattgccagtatgcgagtcctgcctagaaggaaaaatgactaaacgttctttctctgcaaagggagagcgtgccaaaatccctctagggttagtgcattccgatgtctacggacctttgaatgtcaaagcccgaggtggttatgagtattttgtcactttcattgacgatttctctagatatagttttctttacctaatgcaaaagaaatctgaaacgtttaaaaagtttcaggagtttcatgctttggcccaaaaccaattaggtaaatcattaaagatcttgcgaactgataggggtggagaatatatggatatgcagttcaaagatcatttaattgaacttggaattgaatcccaatacactgccccagctactccacaacaaaatggagttgcagaaagaagaaatcgcactcttttggaaatggttaggtctatgctgagttattcaactctgtctacgtccttctggggatatgctatacaaatggcaaatgacattctaaatgttgttccatctaaagcagtccctaagacacccgtcgaactttggaatggtcgaacacctagtttacgccattacagaatttgggggtgccctgctcatgtcttaagaaagaaagaaggcaaacttgaatacgtaccgaagtatgcatgtttgtcggaaattctaaagagactaggggtggactattttatagtcacaaggataataaagtgtttgtttctacaaatgctactttccttgaagagaactatattaaagactacaaaccgaaaagtaaagttgttctagaggaattgctatcagatataagtccttccaatgttccgtcctcttccactcgtgaagaagacgatcccactccctcagttgaacaaactgagaaatctactactaaagtttctgttcagaagacaaccgtacctcttcgtagtgggagggtttcaacaaaacctgctcgttatggcttggatggtgaaatcaatatggtcgtaggtgacggtattgatgacgatccattaacctataaacaggcaatggctagtccgcaacggaaatgaTGGTCAGCCggaatggattcagaaatggattccatgaaaaagaacaaagtctgggtatatgtagacgcacctgacgactatcatccgataggatgcaagtgggtttacaagaagaaaagaggagctggaggcgaagtcgaaacttttaaagctagacttgtagccaagggttatacccaaagagaaggcgtggactatgaggaaacttttagtcctattgccatgctcaaatccatccgaattcttctctccatagctgttgctttcgattatgaaatctggcaaatggatgtcaagactgccttccttaatggggtacttgaagaaaccatctatatggagcaaccagaaggttatgttcttcctgggcaggaaaagaaagtttgcaagttaaacaggtctatctatggacttaagcaagcttctcgctcatggaacaagaggtttgatgaaatcatcaagacctacggctttcttcagaatgaagatgaaccttgtgtttaccaactcaaggaagaccaaatagtagtattcctggtcctttatgttgatgacattttgatcattggaaacaatgtcaagaaaatgactcacattaaggaatggctcaacacacaattagaaatgaaagatttgggtgaagcagcctatgttcttggtattcagattatcagaaaccggaagaacagatcccttgctctctctcaaacagcctacatagacaaagtcttagagagattcttcatgaacaatgccaatggggcaaacatgccctctagatttggtattcgtctatctaaggaacagtcaccgactgatcctcaagagatagaagacatggcaaatattccctatgcctctgcagttggaagtctaatgtatgcaatgttatgcactagacctgacatctgttatgctgttggaatagtgagcaggtatcagtctaatccaggacaagaacattggaatgcagttaagtatattctgaaatacttaaagagtacagggaatcttgtgttagtctacaagggtggtgctttaaatcccataggctacactgattcagatttccagcaagtcttgaagacaggaaatcaacatctgggatggtgtttaatCTTGGgtgtggagcagtggtttggagaagtgctaaacaaacctcgatatcggactcaactatggaagctgaatacatagcaagaagtcgctaaagaacttgtccggctaagaaagttcttcaccagcataggagttgttcctggaatggaaaagcctctggtactactctgtgataacaatggagcaatagcaaacagtaaagaacctcgaagccacaagagaagcaaacacattgaaaggaagtatcatattatcagagaatacgtggcaagaggggatgtactagttgagaaagttgacacagaggacaacctggcTGATCCAtataccaaagtcttggccgtgacagcctttgaaaagcaccgtcagaatttaggattaattgatatgtactaattagttttatattagtgcaagtgggagtttgttaggttttatgccctaaataaaactccatttcaatgtaatctattttattcaacatcaataaagaaacagaagtatttttcattcatttgtgtatgttttggctcactttatcaattgcttgtctaattgatttataaattcatcttaaacccttttcacatacttgatcatgtttattgtgctgtcatcacattggaaagtaaacatgactatgtgaataaagtttcctagatttatcagacacaggattttactgatatgataatctaaaacaagagtttacttgtatttggacaaatactatgttctttccagaacattggttaaagtaaatctcaggttggatgcatggagtatgcatcggaagggaccgatattgaactttgacttagatttaattaaacttaccgtaaaatctattcaagtcaatatcgccaagttgatcctagatcaaatgatcttaatcctgttatgattaggctcaatcttgaaaggctattcgtgttcctttgaattgttagttaagcctacttttaggtcagggtgatacatactttttgggaacacggtagtgcaattgagtgggagcgctagcataaacatggaatctatagcttctacctggcgaatagtaagcaaaggatgatttccttcgagcttgaccaaacaaaaataaatggtggagatctcatttcacataagctgaaatatcatttatatggggtcaagtgttttaaggataaaatacatagtagggtgtcacggtagtttaatccctttactgtgtagatcattcatatagaggatcattgatcacattaggattataacaatggataactaatgatgtgtctatatggtggaatatatagagcattctatatactgagagtgcaattctaagttctatgcgtggattcaacgaagaattaataagttagtgaattttagtgctaaattcttgatctacttattggaagctcggttatatagacccatggtccccccactagttgagataatattgtttgtaagactcatgtaattggttttgattaatcaattataattcacgaattagactatgtctatttgtgaaattttcactaagtaagggcgaaattgtaaagaaagagttaataggggcatatttgttaattatgatactttgtatggttcaattaataaatatgataaatgacaatattatttaataattatttatagttattaaatagttagaattggcatttaaatgattgaattaggaaattggcatttttgagaaaatcagatacaaaggtgttaaaattgcaaaattgcaaaaatgaaggcccagtccacctagccatggccggccacctttataggtattttaagttgattttttcattattttaatgccatataattcaaatctaaccctagtggaatgctataaatagatagtgaaggcttcaggaaaattacactttctgaatcagaaaaacctaagcctccactctctcttctctagccgccactctctctcttgcttcttcctttgaatttcgaaattactttagtgattagagtagtgcccacacacatcaagcaataccttaatcatagtgaggaagatcgtgaagaaagatcatcagcaaaggagattcagcatcaaggattcagagaaagagatccaggttcggatcttgataatactctgctacagaaaggattcaagggttagagatctgaacggaaggagtcattatattccgctgcacccaatgtaaggtttcttaaactttatatgtgtttaatttatcgttttagaaagttcttatttaggatgttaataaacatacttgtgagtagatctaagatcctggtaaaataatatccaacataaTGGGACTATGCATGGCTACTTTGAGGCTAGCAGGGGATTAAGGCAAGGAGATTCTATGTCGCCTTTGCTCTTTGTGCTTGCCATGGAATACTTATCTCGAATACTGGTAAAAGCAGGGGAAAAGGAGGAATTCAAATACTTTGAGAGATGTAAAGATCTTAAACTTAACCACCTCTGTTTTGCAGATGATGTGATTTTATTTTGCCATGGAGATTTCAGAAGCATATACTGTCTATTGCAAGCTTTGAAATTGTTCTCTTGCTCTTCTGGATTGGAGCCTAGCCCTTCAAAATCAGCGGTCTATTGCTGTGGCATGGAAGATAGGGAAATTCAGCGAGTGGTGGATATTTCAGGCTTTTGCAAGCAAGAAGCTCCATTCAAATATCTTGGCATCCCTATATGTGCTAAGAGGATCTCAAGCAAGGAGTGTGAAATACTGGTGGAAAAGATGACATCTAGAATCAGAGTTCGGAGCTCAAGGAACCTCTCATATGCTGGTAGAGTTGTTTTAATCAATTCAGTTCTACTAGCTATTCACTCATATTGGAGCCAAATTATGATTTTGcctaagaaaataataaagcaaatagAAGCCATATGTAGGGCCTTTTTATGGAAGGGCcaaagtgttggaaatattttaccaggatctagatttacttcgaagtatgtttcattaacatcctaatatgaattctaaaacaatgaaataaacacatataaagtttagtaaaccttacattgggtgtagcggaatataatgactccttccattcagatctgtagcccttgattcctttctgtagcaaag from Cannabis sativa cultivar Pink pepper isolate KNU-18-1 chromosome 2, ASM2916894v1, whole genome shotgun sequence encodes:
- the LOC133035108 gene encoding uncharacterized protein LOC133035108 codes for the protein MSQNLTSVLLMCCSVIMNNPHPDPLLVTILAKELYSVKMHPGSCITSHLLMMNLKFQKANLLGIDLSREQWVQLILNSLPPEYNEFVISYMINNSNSSDMDKLEAELRAHERNLIAMGPPRFAINNRRKRTRYEGSSKTASSSTIIRHNLLCSNCNGKGHHEERCPRLLNNSNEVA